One part of the Pseudoliparis swirei isolate HS2019 ecotype Mariana Trench chromosome 6, NWPU_hadal_v1, whole genome shotgun sequence genome encodes these proteins:
- the pclaf gene encoding PCNA-associated factor — MVRTKADAVPAAYRKAVAAAAPRKSLGSSSANSAASSSCGNQTAPPAKGKYAGGNPVCARPTPTWQKGIGDFFGGPPRKPEKENLRPQEEVEDEEEAGGSGVTSRKSRPLPAEEEDE, encoded by the exons ATGGTGCGGACTAAAGCCGACGCGGTGCCCGCGGCCTACAGGAAAG CCGTTGCAGCTGCTGCCCCCCGGAAGTCTCTGGGCTCCAGTTCGGCCAactccgccgcctcctcctcctgcggaAACCAGACGGCCCCACCAG CAAAGGGTAAATATGCCGGCGGTAACCCGGTGTGTGCCCGCCCCACGCCCACCTGGCAGAAGGGCATCGGGGACTTCTTCGGTGGTCCCCCCCGGAAGCCCGAGAAGGAGAACCTGAGGccccaggaggaggtggaggatgaggaggaagcggGAGGCAGCGGGGTGACCAGCAGGAA GTCCCGGCCGCTGCcagctgaggaagaggatgaatgA